A window of the Mesorhizobium opportunistum WSM2075 genome harbors these coding sequences:
- a CDS encoding ABC transporter permease, whose amino-acid sequence MTDTLHILSLGKGGWGGALLLAAGVTFALSVLGFLLGALFGAVAAGGRLSTRALPSWVAKGYGTVFRGVPDLLTIYLLYYGGSIALTEIGKFFGSAGFVGLPTFATGVLAIGIISGAYQAEVYRGAYLAVDLGQFEASKALGLSRFQSLRLVIVPQLMRHALPGLGNVWQLVLKDSALISVIGLVELMRQSQIGAGSMREPFVFYVAAATLYFLIAAVTGSVFRYGEARAWRGMVHA is encoded by the coding sequence ATGACGGACACACTCCATATCCTTTCCCTGGGCAAGGGCGGTTGGGGCGGAGCCTTGCTGCTGGCAGCTGGCGTGACATTTGCGCTGTCAGTCCTCGGCTTCCTGCTCGGCGCTCTCTTCGGCGCGGTTGCAGCAGGAGGCCGGCTCTCCACGAGAGCTTTACCGTCCTGGGTCGCCAAGGGCTATGGCACGGTGTTCAGGGGTGTACCCGATCTGTTGACGATCTACCTGCTCTACTACGGCGGCAGCATAGCATTGACTGAGATCGGCAAATTCTTCGGCAGCGCAGGCTTCGTCGGGCTGCCGACATTTGCGACCGGCGTCCTGGCGATCGGTATCATTTCGGGCGCCTATCAAGCCGAGGTCTATCGCGGAGCCTATCTCGCCGTCGATCTCGGCCAGTTTGAGGCTAGCAAGGCGCTCGGCCTGTCCCGGTTCCAATCGCTGCGTCTCGTCATCGTGCCTCAACTGATGCGGCACGCCCTGCCGGGCCTCGGAAATGTCTGGCAGCTCGTGCTCAAGGATTCGGCCTTGATCTCCGTGATCGGCTTGGTGGAATTGATGCGGCAATCTCAGATCGGCGCGGGATCGATGCGGGAGCCCTTCGTCTTCTACGTAGCAGCCGCGACGCTGTATTTCCTCATCGCTGCCGTGACCGGATCGGTCTTCCGCTACGGCGAGGCACGGGCGTGGCGAGGCATGGTCCACGCATGA
- a CDS encoding ATP-binding protein produces MSEATQAGEGTGTAPAAVRTVPLSRGLSTKLLLLTIVFVLLAEVLIFLPWIASYRLNWLKERLSTAAAVSIVLVQGESTSLSRTAQNDVLMAIGAKAIAVRDGGVSRLLVVADMPPQVDEHIDLASVGMVKGMTGALDTLFFGGDRMLRVFGPVGDSDKEFELIMPDYSLRHAMLRYSRNVAFVSLLISLFTAMLVYAAIDLIMIGPIRTMTRSMLSFSEAPDDPGRIIRPAARADEIGVAERELSQMQERLQKMLSEQKHLADLGLAVSKINHDMRNILASAQLMSDRLRQVRDPTVQAFAPKLLRALDRAVSYSEGVLAYGRTQEPPPSRRRVRLYQLVEDVHGLLDIGQGIEFINAVEAAFEVDADSDQLFRVLTNLCRNSVQAMAADTESAVVRRLAVSAERMGSVSRIVVTDTGPGLPPKARENLFAAFRGSARSGGTGLGLAIAHELIRAHGGTVELVESIGGRTTFSVTIPDQPVRLDQARGSLRRPA; encoded by the coding sequence ATGAGCGAAGCCACGCAAGCGGGAGAAGGGACCGGAACAGCGCCAGCCGCCGTCCGCACGGTTCCTTTGTCGCGCGGCCTGTCGACGAAACTGCTGCTTTTGACCATCGTTTTCGTGCTGCTGGCCGAAGTGCTCATCTTCCTGCCCTGGATCGCCAGCTACCGGCTGAACTGGCTCAAGGAGCGGCTGAGCACGGCCGCGGCCGTCTCGATCGTGCTGGTGCAAGGCGAGTCGACCTCGCTGTCGCGTACGGCCCAGAACGACGTGCTGATGGCGATCGGCGCCAAGGCGATCGCGGTGCGCGATGGCGGCGTCTCGCGGCTCCTGGTGGTGGCCGACATGCCGCCGCAGGTGGACGAGCACATCGACCTCGCCAGCGTCGGCATGGTCAAGGGTATGACCGGCGCGCTGGACACGCTGTTCTTCGGCGGCGACCGGATGCTTCGCGTTTTCGGACCGGTCGGCGACAGCGACAAGGAATTCGAGCTGATCATGCCGGACTACAGCCTGCGCCACGCGATGCTGAGATATTCGCGCAATGTCGCTTTCGTCTCGCTGCTGATCTCGCTGTTCACGGCCATGCTGGTCTACGCCGCCATCGACCTGATCATGATCGGGCCGATCCGCACCATGACGCGCTCGATGCTGTCCTTCTCCGAGGCTCCGGACGATCCCGGGCGCATCATCCGCCCCGCCGCCCGCGCCGATGAGATCGGCGTTGCCGAACGCGAGCTGTCGCAGATGCAGGAGCGGCTGCAAAAGATGCTCTCCGAGCAGAAGCACCTTGCCGACCTAGGCCTTGCCGTGTCGAAGATCAACCATGACATGCGCAACATCCTGGCTTCGGCGCAGCTGATGTCGGATCGCCTGCGCCAGGTCAGGGACCCAACCGTGCAGGCCTTCGCGCCGAAGCTTTTGCGCGCGCTCGACCGTGCCGTCTCCTATTCCGAAGGCGTGCTGGCTTATGGCCGCACGCAAGAGCCGCCGCCTTCGCGCCGCAGGGTGCGGCTGTACCAGCTGGTCGAGGACGTGCACGGTCTGCTCGACATCGGACAGGGGATCGAGTTCATCAACGCCGTCGAGGCGGCGTTCGAGGTGGACGCCGATTCGGACCAGTTGTTCCGGGTGCTCACCAATCTTTGCCGCAATTCGGTGCAGGCGATGGCGGCGGACACCGAGAGCGCGGTGGTGCGCCGGCTGGCGGTTTCGGCCGAACGCATGGGCAGCGTCAGCCGCATCGTCGTCACCGACACCGGCCCCGGCCTGCCGCCGAAGGCGCGCGAGAACCTGTTCGCGGCGTTCCGCGGCTCGGCGCGCAGCGGCGGCACCGGGCTCGGCCTGGCCATCGCGCACGAACTGATCCGGGCGCATGGCGGCACGGTGGAACTGGTGGAGTCGATCGGCGGACGCACGACATTCTCGGTCACCATCCCCGACCAGCCGGTGCGGCTCGACCAGGCCCGCGGCAGCCTGCGTCGCCCGGCCTGA
- a CDS encoding FadR/GntR family transcriptional regulator, protein MTTFRTEQELEVGIDLHRVIAEISGNAMLHGMLCGILDKCQHYVWTELLWLDEWKIARNEHAEIVEAICAGDAARAGTLARAHVRGSRDNVLRLLQAKSDYQSFLAKAS, encoded by the coding sequence GTGACGACGTTCAGGACGGAACAAGAGCTCGAAGTCGGCATCGACCTGCACCGCGTCATCGCCGAAATCAGCGGCAATGCGATGCTGCACGGCATGCTGTGCGGCATCCTCGACAAGTGCCAGCACTATGTCTGGACCGAGCTGTTGTGGCTCGACGAATGGAAGATCGCCCGCAACGAGCATGCCGAGATCGTCGAGGCGATCTGCGCCGGCGATGCCGCCCGAGCCGGCACGCTGGCCCGCGCCCACGTAAGGGGCTCGCGCGACAATGTACTGCGCCTGCTGCAGGCGAAATCGGACTACCAGAGTTTTCTGGCCAAGGCGTCCTGA
- a CDS encoding transporter substrate-binding domain-containing protein, with amino-acid sequence MKVCRLAAVAAALSMFGFMHTALAEDAPKAITIATEGAYAPWNFTNADGKLDGLEIELANNLCERMKVKCTIIAQDWDGLIPSLKVGKFDVIMASMFITPKRLETIDFTQPYAIDPGGFAAAKDSDLGKLGASTEKFKLDDEAASQAAVDKLKPLLKGKVVGVQAATAMLEFVKKYFGDTVEIREYKTTEQHDLDLAAGRIDAIFAQKTALAATLAKPEFSGFTVAGPGFVGGLFGAGTGAGLRKEDAKLKEMLNDAISAAIADGTIKRISEKWVKTDVTPVK; translated from the coding sequence ATGAAAGTTTGTCGTTTGGCCGCAGTTGCGGCCGCACTCAGCATGTTCGGCTTCATGCACACCGCATTGGCCGAGGACGCGCCCAAGGCCATAACCATCGCCACGGAGGGTGCCTACGCTCCGTGGAACTTCACCAACGCGGACGGCAAGCTCGACGGACTGGAGATCGAACTCGCCAACAATCTTTGCGAGCGGATGAAGGTCAAATGCACCATCATCGCTCAGGACTGGGACGGACTTATTCCTTCGCTGAAGGTCGGCAAGTTCGATGTGATCATGGCCAGCATGTTCATCACGCCGAAACGCCTCGAGACCATCGACTTCACCCAGCCTTATGCGATCGACCCGGGCGGGTTCGCAGCCGCCAAGGATAGCGATCTCGGGAAGCTCGGCGCTTCGACCGAGAAATTCAAACTGGACGATGAGGCTGCTTCCCAGGCCGCGGTCGACAAGTTGAAGCCCCTGCTGAAGGGCAAGGTGGTCGGTGTCCAGGCGGCCACGGCCATGCTCGAATTCGTCAAGAAATACTTCGGCGACACGGTGGAGATCCGCGAGTACAAGACGACCGAGCAGCACGATCTCGATCTGGCCGCAGGCCGCATCGATGCAATATTCGCTCAGAAGACAGCACTCGCCGCGACGCTCGCAAAACCCGAATTCTCGGGCTTCACGGTTGCAGGTCCGGGCTTTGTCGGCGGCTTGTTCGGCGCCGGAACGGGTGCGGGACTCAGGAAGGAAGACGCCAAGCTCAAGGAAATGCTGAACGACGCGATCAGCGCCGCCATTGCCGACGGGACCATTAAACGCATCTCGGAAAAATGGGTGAAAACGGACGTGACGCCGGTCAAGTAG
- a CDS encoding cytochrome c has protein sequence MKTRIPAGAATLALAGWMVLCSSMAPASSDATVAARQASMKAMAGAARTIAEMFDGKREYNAGGFKAAADALSAHTSPALFAEFPAGTLGAPSGARVEIDQARPEFEALARHIGKLASALAAKADKAPAEISDDMRMGAGLPMDGGSLLGKRPDTAQADPAKLPAEHLLHLILQDCSGCHSKFRQKK, from the coding sequence ATGAAGACCCGCATACCGGCCGGAGCCGCGACGCTGGCGCTTGCCGGCTGGATGGTTCTCTGCTCATCCATGGCGCCGGCCTCGAGCGATGCGACCGTGGCCGCCCGCCAGGCCTCCATGAAGGCGATGGCGGGGGCGGCAAGAACCATCGCCGAGATGTTCGACGGCAAGCGCGAGTATAATGCCGGCGGGTTCAAGGCGGCGGCCGATGCGCTCAGCGCCCACACCAGCCCTGCCCTGTTCGCCGAATTCCCGGCCGGCACGCTGGGCGCGCCGTCTGGCGCCAGGGTGGAGATCGACCAGGCAAGGCCGGAATTCGAAGCGCTCGCCCGCCACATCGGCAAGCTCGCCTCGGCACTCGCGGCCAAAGCCGACAAAGCCCCGGCCGAAATCAGCGATGACATGCGGATGGGAGCGGGTCTGCCGATGGATGGCGGCAGCCTGCTCGGCAAGCGGCCAGACACCGCGCAGGCCGATCCGGCCAAGCTGCCGGCGGAACATTTGCTGCATCTCATCCTGCAGGATTGTTCGGGTTGTCATTCGAAATTCCGGCAGAAGAAATGA
- a CDS encoding SDR family oxidoreductase → MTSTNIKRALVTGAGAADGIGFAIARQLGHAGHAVFLTGASARVLDRAAELRAEGIDANAAVADLTSAAEVERLRATAGAVDILVNNAGMGSLASPSVDKAFLAMTEADWDRGIDVSLKTAFLVTRAFLPAMIEAGYGRIVNVASVTGPVVSFEGTSAYSAAKAGMVGLMRTLALEVAKSGVTVNAVAPGWIETGASSEMERMAALQTPPARAGRPDEVAAAVAFLASEGASYVNGALLVVDGGNSLQERKG, encoded by the coding sequence ATGACGTCCACCAACATCAAGCGCGCTTTAGTCACCGGCGCCGGAGCCGCCGACGGCATCGGCTTTGCCATTGCCCGGCAACTCGGCCATGCTGGCCATGCCGTGTTCCTGACCGGCGCCAGCGCACGCGTCCTCGATCGCGCGGCGGAGCTCCGCGCCGAGGGCATCGACGCCAACGCGGCGGTCGCCGATCTCACCAGCGCAGCGGAGGTCGAGCGGCTGCGGGCAACCGCCGGCGCGGTCGACATCCTGGTCAACAATGCCGGCATGGGCTCATTGGCATCGCCGTCGGTCGACAAAGCGTTTCTCGCCATGACCGAAGCCGACTGGGACCGAGGCATCGACGTCAGCCTGAAGACCGCCTTCCTGGTCACCCGCGCATTTCTGCCGGCGATGATCGAGGCGGGTTACGGGCGCATCGTCAATGTGGCGTCGGTCACCGGGCCGGTGGTGTCGTTCGAGGGCACATCTGCCTATTCCGCCGCCAAGGCCGGCATGGTCGGCCTGATGCGCACGCTAGCGCTCGAAGTGGCGAAGAGCGGCGTGACCGTCAATGCCGTGGCTCCCGGCTGGATCGAAACCGGCGCGTCGAGCGAGATGGAGCGGATGGCGGCCCTGCAAACGCCGCCGGCGCGGGCGGGAAGGCCCGATGAGGTTGCTGCGGCGGTCGCGTTCCTGGCATCGGAAGGCGCCAGCTATGTCAACGGCGCCCTGCTGGTGGTCGACGGCGGCAACAGCCTGCAGGAGCGCAAGGGCTGA
- a CDS encoding NADP-dependent oxidoreductase: MKAIVATDQAAGTAGMKLVQRPEPQAAINDVVVEVHAAGFVNTELEWPSTWADRAFRDRTPSILGHELAGVVTALGYGTTGLSIGQRVFGLADWHRDGTLAEYVAMEARNLAPLPGDVDFTVGASLPISGLTAWQGLFQHGRLQAGQSVLAHGAAGAVGSMVTQLAREAGAYVIGTGRAADRQKALDFGANEFVDLDNDKLEEVGGVDLVFDVIGGDIQKRSAALIRAGGTLVTVVGPTDIRPADGLTVDFVVEADRGQLWEIVQRIRNGRLRTNIGKVSSLDDAVATFNSTERRAGKTVVRVRP; the protein is encoded by the coding sequence ATGAAAGCGATCGTAGCGACGGATCAGGCTGCAGGAACGGCCGGCATGAAGCTGGTGCAGCGGCCCGAGCCGCAGGCGGCAATAAACGATGTCGTGGTTGAGGTTCATGCGGCGGGATTCGTCAACACCGAACTGGAGTGGCCTTCGACCTGGGCCGATCGAGCCTTCCGTGACCGGACGCCATCGATCCTCGGCCATGAGCTAGCCGGTGTGGTCACTGCGCTCGGCTACGGCACCACGGGACTGTCAATCGGTCAACGAGTGTTCGGCCTCGCCGACTGGCATCGCGACGGCACGCTCGCCGAGTATGTCGCCATGGAGGCACGCAATCTCGCGCCGCTGCCCGGCGACGTCGACTTCACGGTGGGTGCGAGCCTGCCGATCTCCGGCCTGACCGCGTGGCAGGGGCTGTTCCAGCATGGCCGCCTTCAGGCGGGGCAAAGCGTGCTCGCGCACGGCGCGGCCGGTGCCGTCGGTTCGATGGTGACGCAGCTTGCAAGGGAGGCCGGGGCCTATGTCATCGGCACCGGACGCGCCGCCGACCGCCAGAAGGCGCTCGACTTCGGCGCGAATGAATTCGTCGATCTCGACAACGACAAACTAGAGGAGGTTGGCGGCGTCGATCTGGTGTTCGACGTCATCGGCGGCGATATCCAGAAGCGGTCTGCAGCCCTGATTCGGGCCGGAGGAACGCTTGTGACAGTCGTCGGACCGACGGATATTCGACCTGCAGATGGCCTGACGGTTGACTTCGTCGTCGAGGCTGATCGAGGCCAGCTCTGGGAGATCGTTCAGCGCATCCGGAACGGACGACTGCGGACGAATATCGGCAAGGTCTCGAGCCTGGATGACGCCGTCGCCACCTTCAACTCGACCGAGCGGCGTGCGGGAAAGACGGTTGTCCGCGTTCGTCCCTAG
- a CDS encoding TMEM175 family protein, with the protein MDIAIDGTTICLTNCDEDGPVLPSTGLDRLSAFSDGVFAVLITVLVLDLRPPELPTFKALLELWPTWLSYSVSYLFIAIVWANHHHLLRHAREATASLMWYNFAHLFSVSLLPLATAWMAVSELAPQPVAFYAAVFFLVNLTYILLIRELIDPMPENAVPLAVRKRMRIRSLATLCLFALAGLVALKYPVAGLAICCCCLAVYLRPEAPGAGKSSGKG; encoded by the coding sequence ATGGATATCGCTATCGACGGCACTACTATATGTCTCACGAACTGCGACGAGGACGGTCCAGTGCTTCCCTCGACAGGGCTCGATCGGTTGAGCGCATTTTCGGATGGCGTGTTCGCCGTCCTCATCACGGTGCTGGTCCTCGACTTGCGCCCGCCGGAGTTGCCGACGTTCAAGGCGCTTCTGGAGCTCTGGCCGACATGGCTGAGCTACAGCGTCAGCTATCTCTTCATCGCCATCGTCTGGGCGAACCATCATCATCTGTTACGCCACGCCAGGGAGGCGACAGCCAGCCTGATGTGGTACAATTTCGCGCATCTGTTCTCGGTTTCGCTGCTGCCGCTGGCGACCGCGTGGATGGCGGTCAGCGAGCTGGCGCCGCAGCCGGTCGCCTTCTATGCCGCCGTCTTCTTCCTGGTGAACCTGACCTACATTCTTCTGATCCGCGAACTCATCGACCCGATGCCGGAGAACGCGGTTCCGCTCGCGGTGCGCAAGCGCATGCGCATCCGGTCGCTCGCGACGCTCTGCCTATTCGCGCTGGCGGGGCTGGTCGCCCTGAAATATCCAGTCGCGGGCTTGGCGATCTGTTGCTGCTGCTTGGCCGTCTATCTCAGGCCGGAAGCGCCGGGGGCAGGCAAAAGCTCAGGCAAAGGCTGA
- a CDS encoding ABC transporter permease: protein MIDLAFFVEIIPTLLSGLPLTLQLAGLSIGIGFALALLLALAQQGNHRMLVWPIRSFVAVFRGTPLLVQIFLIYYGLGQFRPTLQSVGLWWLFREPYWCAIIALSLNTAAYGSEILRGAIQGVPRGLVEAASAFGMTRLQTLRLVVLPLALRQAIPSYSNEIILMVKGTSLASIVTLMEVTGIAQGLISQTYRAIEVFVAAGAIYLTINFTIISALNALETWLTPYRVRP from the coding sequence ATGATCGACTTGGCCTTCTTTGTAGAGATCATTCCCACCCTTCTCTCCGGCTTGCCGTTGACCTTGCAACTTGCGGGGTTGTCGATCGGAATAGGCTTTGCCTTGGCTCTGTTGCTCGCACTGGCGCAGCAGGGAAACCATCGGATGCTGGTCTGGCCCATACGCTCCTTCGTTGCCGTCTTTCGCGGCACGCCATTGCTCGTCCAGATATTCCTCATCTATTACGGCCTCGGCCAGTTCCGCCCCACACTTCAGTCAGTTGGGCTCTGGTGGCTGTTTCGCGAGCCCTATTGGTGCGCCATCATCGCGCTCAGTCTCAATACCGCCGCCTATGGCAGCGAAATCCTGCGGGGTGCGATACAGGGTGTGCCGCGCGGCCTTGTCGAGGCGGCCTCTGCCTTCGGCATGACACGGCTCCAGACCCTGCGCCTCGTCGTTCTGCCTTTGGCGCTGCGCCAAGCCATACCGAGCTACAGCAACGAGATCATCCTCATGGTGAAGGGTACGTCGCTTGCATCGATCGTCACCCTGATGGAAGTAACCGGCATCGCCCAGGGGCTTATTTCTCAGACTTATCGCGCCATAGAGGTTTTCGTGGCCGCGGGCGCGATCTATCTCACCATCAATTTCACGATCATCTCTGCACTGAACGCGCTGGAAACCTGGCTCACGCCTTATCGGGTCCGACCCTGA
- a CDS encoding AraC family transcriptional regulator, protein MSEVDWLSHLLQMITVTGQLEVRCAYGAPWRVTWGRAAANEIPYHVIVKGRAILEDPETRTARELQSGDIVLLPHGAAHVLHDGSGQTPIRTHESVGSAGWMLSENDGQGEQLDLLCGRFFVAPPHDRLIRNYLPTNLVARSMDGHGDESIGSASNQLASLVRLMRMESAGDRAGGRAILDALSSALFTLVLRSASEAEKAPEGLLALAGHPRLAPAIAAMFADPARSWKLPDLAGMCGMSRATFMRHFRDRLGCSALDLLTDLRMSLAANELKKPAISTEAVAETVGYQSVSAFRRVFAERMGMTPGEWRRLAHNGEQDARPGI, encoded by the coding sequence ATGTCTGAAGTGGACTGGCTCAGCCATCTCTTGCAAATGATCACCGTTACCGGCCAGCTCGAGGTCCGCTGCGCCTACGGTGCGCCGTGGCGTGTTACCTGGGGCCGGGCAGCGGCGAACGAGATCCCTTACCACGTCATCGTCAAGGGCAGGGCCATTTTAGAGGATCCGGAGACGAGAACAGCAAGGGAGCTGCAGAGCGGAGACATCGTTCTGCTGCCGCACGGTGCGGCGCATGTGCTGCATGACGGCAGCGGCCAAACGCCCATCCGTACACACGAAAGCGTAGGCTCTGCCGGATGGATGTTGAGCGAGAACGATGGCCAGGGTGAGCAACTCGATCTGCTGTGTGGGCGGTTTTTCGTCGCGCCACCCCATGATCGATTGATCCGTAACTACCTGCCCACGAATCTTGTGGCGCGGTCTATGGACGGCCATGGGGACGAGAGCATCGGCTCCGCTTCCAACCAACTGGCCAGCCTGGTGAGGCTGATGCGAATGGAGTCCGCCGGAGACAGAGCGGGAGGACGGGCTATTCTCGACGCACTTTCTTCGGCCCTATTCACCTTGGTACTGCGCTCGGCGAGCGAAGCCGAGAAAGCGCCCGAAGGCTTGTTGGCCTTGGCCGGTCATCCGCGGTTGGCACCAGCAATTGCGGCGATGTTCGCCGACCCAGCGCGGTCTTGGAAACTGCCTGATTTAGCGGGCATGTGCGGCATGTCGCGGGCCACATTCATGAGGCACTTTCGGGACAGGCTAGGTTGCTCCGCCCTCGATTTGTTGACCGATCTCCGCATGAGTCTGGCCGCCAACGAGTTGAAGAAGCCAGCGATCAGCACCGAGGCCGTGGCCGAGACGGTCGGGTATCAATCCGTTTCGGCATTTCGGCGTGTGTTTGCCGAGAGGATGGGGATGACACCGGGGGAATGGCGGCGACTGGCGCACAATGGCGAGCAAGACGCGCGACCTGGGATCTGA
- a CDS encoding multicopper oxidase family protein: MHRRGFLAAGLATVLASPRALAQMKMDDMSTMPGMEMSGHNMDAVTQGATMLPEGEALRALPLLANEAARPSVFKAKLTAEATIARFAEGLETPILAYNGMSPGPLIEAFEGDRVEVSFANRINSEASTVHWHGMPVPADQDGNPMDPVAAGADRVYAFDLPEGSAGSYWYHPHPHGRTAEQVYRGLAGAFVVKSKADPVPAEYGDTVLMLTDLRLAADGSIPGNTMTDLMNGRVGDQVLVNGQRNPRLAVAKGDRRRLRLYNATNARFLKLAFEGAAMTIVGTDGGLIEAPVAVDEILLSPGERIELVVAFDRPGPATLGTLDYDRGWMGAGRPADAGLTLLTVDVSEVPGAAMPPLPARLRPIAPLSAPAVSRRLVFTEIMATNATGMEMGFLINGKTFDMARIDIVAKAGETELWEIVNQADMDHPFHVHGTQFQVIEHERDGKVSKPPFVAWKDTVNVARGETVRLLLRQEQPGRRMYHCHILEHEQLGMMGVLDVRA, encoded by the coding sequence ATGCATCGACGCGGTTTTCTGGCGGCAGGCCTGGCAACGGTCCTGGCGAGCCCGCGCGCGCTGGCGCAGATGAAAATGGACGACATGTCCACCATGCCCGGCATGGAGATGAGCGGCCACAATATGGACGCGGTGACGCAAGGCGCCACCATGCTGCCGGAGGGCGAAGCGTTGCGTGCGCTGCCGCTGCTTGCAAACGAGGCGGCCCGGCCCAGCGTGTTCAAGGCGAAGCTGACGGCGGAGGCCACTATTGCGCGCTTCGCCGAGGGGCTGGAAACGCCCATCCTCGCTTATAACGGGATGAGCCCGGGGCCGCTGATCGAGGCTTTCGAGGGCGACCGGGTCGAGGTCAGCTTCGCCAACCGAATCAACAGCGAGGCAAGCACCGTCCACTGGCACGGCATGCCCGTGCCGGCCGACCAGGACGGCAATCCTATGGACCCGGTGGCCGCGGGCGCCGATCGCGTCTACGCCTTCGACCTGCCGGAAGGCAGCGCCGGCTCCTACTGGTATCACCCCCATCCGCACGGCAGGACGGCCGAACAGGTCTATCGCGGCCTGGCCGGCGCCTTCGTGGTCAAATCGAAAGCCGACCCTGTTCCGGCCGAATATGGCGACACGGTGCTGATGTTGACCGATCTGCGGCTGGCCGCCGACGGCTCGATACCCGGCAACACCATGACCGACCTGATGAACGGCCGCGTCGGAGACCAGGTGCTGGTCAATGGCCAGAGGAACCCGAGGCTTGCCGTTGCAAAGGGCGACAGGCGGCGCCTGCGCCTCTACAACGCCACCAATGCGCGCTTCCTGAAGCTCGCCTTCGAAGGCGCGGCGATGACAATCGTGGGAACGGATGGCGGGCTCATCGAGGCGCCGGTGGCGGTGGACGAGATCCTGCTCAGCCCGGGCGAGCGGATCGAGCTGGTCGTCGCCTTCGACAGGCCTGGTCCCGCTACCCTGGGCACGTTGGACTATGATCGCGGCTGGATGGGCGCGGGCCGCCCGGCCGATGCTGGTCTGACGTTGCTGACGGTCGATGTCTCGGAAGTGCCGGGAGCAGCGATGCCGCCGCTGCCCGCGCGATTGCGGCCGATCGCTCCGCTTTCCGCCCCTGCTGTCAGCCGGCGTCTCGTCTTCACCGAAATCATGGCGACGAACGCGACCGGCATGGAGATGGGCTTCCTGATCAACGGCAAGACCTTCGACATGGCGCGCATCGATATCGTCGCAAAAGCCGGCGAGACGGAGCTGTGGGAAATCGTCAATCAGGCCGACATGGACCATCCGTTCCATGTCCACGGCACGCAGTTCCAGGTGATCGAGCATGAGCGCGACGGCAAGGTCTCCAAGCCACCCTTCGTTGCGTGGAAAGACACCGTCAACGTGGCGCGTGGCGAGACGGTGCGGCTTCTGTTGCGCCAGGAGCAGCCCGGCCGGCGCATGTATCACTGCCACATCCTCGAGCACGAGCAACTCGGCATGATGGGCGTGCTCGACGTGCGGGCATGA
- a CDS encoding GntR family transcriptional regulator — translation MPATAEEEAYRHVQRALRLGRYKPGDRLIPEEIAAEIGMSRMPVREAFRRLASDGLVVLRPNRGCVVAGLTVDELYEIFEIRSVLEGLAVRLAMPRIDEEEFEEFERLLERMERAGQSGSSDWVVRHQEFHGRICALSRRPKLIHQIAALHVVIEPYMRIWFDDCDKPHSAREEHAAVIAALRSGDELQAEKVMQDHILSTAPMLAECVSPSR, via the coding sequence ATGCCCGCCACCGCGGAGGAAGAGGCGTACAGGCACGTTCAGAGAGCCCTTCGCCTCGGCCGCTACAAACCGGGCGACAGGCTTATTCCGGAGGAGATTGCCGCCGAGATCGGCATGAGTCGAATGCCGGTGCGGGAAGCCTTTCGGCGCCTGGCCTCCGACGGGCTGGTGGTTTTGCGGCCCAATCGGGGATGCGTGGTCGCAGGCCTGACGGTCGATGAGCTTTACGAGATTTTCGAAATTCGGTCGGTTCTGGAGGGACTGGCCGTGAGGCTGGCGATGCCCCGGATCGATGAGGAGGAGTTCGAGGAATTCGAGCGCCTGCTCGAGCGCATGGAACGCGCGGGCCAGAGCGGAAGCAGCGACTGGGTGGTCCGCCACCAGGAATTCCATGGCCGTATCTGTGCGCTAAGCCGGAGGCCCAAGCTTATCCACCAGATAGCGGCGCTGCATGTGGTGATAGAGCCCTACATGCGCATCTGGTTCGACGATTGTGACAAGCCGCATTCTGCGCGCGAGGAGCATGCCGCCGTGATCGCGGCCTTGCGTTCAGGCGACGAACTTCAAGCGGAAAAGGTGATGCAGGATCACATTCTCAGCACAGCACCGATGCTGGCCGAGTGCGTGAGTCCGAGCCGGTGA